The Kryptolebias marmoratus isolate JLee-2015 linkage group LG9, ASM164957v2, whole genome shotgun sequence nucleotide sequence gctGTGATGTGGAAATTCTGGGTGTTCGTCCAACATTCTGTAAGGGATATGTGTACAACCCATCAGAGGAAAACCTTAAAGAGTCAATCATTGATGCTCTCACTGTCTTGAGGTAAGAAAACATCTGCCAGGTTCAACAGCTAGTATTTAAGTGTAAAATCAATTTCAACTTCAGAATTTTAACAATTTGTAATTATAACCCactgaaaggcagtgggtgataatattaataatgtttATGCCTGtgtcttcatttgtttgtttgtctgttagcaaaatatctcatgaaccactagaagaattttatttaaactctcataaagtaatcattagatgtacttctacaagtgattaacttttggagtcaacacaattcaaaatggctgccacagccaactgaccctcAAATCATATGAATAActataattcaatcaattttacagatattgagctaaaatgtcatgtggtagtagccgagagtcattcatgAATCATACTCCGAGCCTGACATCTTGCGAtcatgcataacattattttcaaggtttgaccagaacagctacaactctgtcatttctcaacataagacaaattcagtctaaaactctggcaggaaaggtggtgggtgatatgcattccttcaaggaatactaggcctttaatcttttatatttttttctcacagattttttttccatttaagtTGTAGAGGATCCATGTCACAGGACAGGTGGGGAAAGTTTTGAACTGATTTATCCTGGTTTTAGGAGGGTGGAACCTTGACTGCCACTGTGACGTGGTAAGACGTTCCTAACTGTTTGAGCTTGGACGGTCTTTCACATGACGCTTGGGTTGACACTAATGTTTACCAAATGACtgtaaaaagcatttattttctcaaagaCCTGAGTTTAAATGGGAGCCAAACCTTATTTTGAGCAACATGTAAAGCTTTTTACACTTGTGAGTTTTTCAttatgcttcattttttttccaaaagacATTCACTCCCTGGTGACAGCAGATACATTAAAgtacgtgtgtttgtttagctcAGGCCAAGCAGACATGGCAGCTGTGTATTATGAAAAAATAGATGTGGAAGGGCATCACTTTGGACCAGACTCTCATCAGGTCAGAACAGCTGTGCAACACCTGGATCTTGCCATGCAGATGCTcaacagaaaaatcaaagtaaaaatgcaactattgttattttaattacaggacaccttttatgcttttttgttggcttattttatgcatttgtgtTGCTTTATAAAATTCCTGCAGGACACCAACATGATGAACCAGCTGAATCTGATGATATTTTCAGACCATGGTATGACAAAGATCCAGTGGATGGAGAAAGTCATTGAGCTGGACAAGTATATCCACATGTCAGACATTGCACAAATTATGGACAGAGGACCAGTGGTCAGTCTGTGGcccaaaaataacacattacAAAAGGTAACCCCGTAAATATTTTGGGTGGGGGGTAAAGTCCAACGTGTTATGTAAGGTGGTAGGAAGGCAAACTCATCAGACATGTTGACTTCCTTGAGGTGGATGTTTTCAGGTTCACTGATGAAccaaagtttacatttttaggGTAGGACTTTGAGGTCCCGTCCACACGGTCATTCTGtctttccaaaaaaatatttttcctcaAAAATACAGCATCATTTctgcaaatgttttcatccactcTGTAATAACTATActaggcctgtatgtggtgttGTAATATTGCCAAGAAAATACACCAAATACAGACTCAGAGTATTTTAGAGTGGAAGGAaaattatacatgttttttttacaaatataaatctgaaaagtgtggtttgcatttgtattcagtCCCCCGAGTCAATACATTGTAGAATCACCTTTAGCTGGGATTCCCAGCTGCAAGTCTTTTGGGGTTTGTCTCTACCAGCTGTGTACATCTAGAGAGTTAAATGTTTGCCCATTCTCCTTGGTAAAACAGTCAGATTGGATGGAGAGTGTCTGTGAAAAGCAGATTCTGTTGATTTAGGACTTTGACCATTCTAACATATGAATATGCTTTTAGCTGACCTATTCTATTGTAGATGTAGGtgaatgtttttagttgttgtcCTGCTGGAGGGTGAACCTCTGCCCCAGTCTCAGGTCTTTTacagcctctaacaggttttctttcagAACTGATCTTTATTTAGCCCCATCCATCTTCTCATCAGCTCTGATCAGCTTCTCTGTTCctcttaaagaaaaacatcccaGCTCCTCCatggctgcttctcagattaatgctctccttgcccggcctgtcagtttaggtggacggTCATGTCTTGGTAGGTTTGTAGTTGTACCGTACTCTTTCCATTTTCTGATAATGGATTGAACAGTGGTTCTGTGAGATGTTAAAAGCttgggatattgttttataaccaaaccctgctttaaacttctcaacaatTATTTATCCttgacctgtctggtgtgtgTTTCTTGGTCTTGgcgatgctgtttgatcactaattaaattaattattttacacaCAGGTAGACTCTTTTTAGTAATTAGGTGCAGGCAGCTGGTTGCTCTGGACTTCAATGGGGGGTATCAGAGTAAAGGAGGCTGAATACAAATGTACACCACccttttcaaatttttatttataaaaaaaagattttgaaaaccatgtatcattttccttccacttcataATTACaatctactttttgtttttctatcacataaaattccagtaaaatatttttaactttgtgtttgtgaagtgACAAAACATGGAAAAGTTTAGAGGGTTTAAATACGTTTTTCAGGTTCTGTAAGTACCTGAAAAACAAGATCTCTTAGTCTTCTTTAATGTGTAACTTCTCACAGTTTTGATTTTCTGTATATTCTTTGCAAGGTATATAAAAAACTTTATAACAAGTAATGTATTTTCAATGACTTTTGACTAACAGACACTAGAAATAGATGACAGTTTGTCAATTAGGTTCTGTATGTGAATTGTTTTAATgactctgtctgtgtgttatACCAGGTGTACGCTGCACTGAGCCAGGtctctaacatgcatgtttatgcCAGAGAGGAGATCCCTGAACGATTCCATTACAAAAGAGGGAAGTTTGTTTCCCCCTTGACTCTAGTGGCTGAGCCAGGCTGGTTTATCATTCAGgtaataaaaaccaaatgtagaaatgtgttaatttttttaccCACCTGCtcgttttttaaatcaaagaaactGCATTTGAAGTTTGCAAAATGCAAGTTGGTACTAAGGCATTAGAGTAGcagttcccaaacttttcagcttaataaataaatatatatatcattatCTTTATGTACCTGATAAAAACCCCACTGATATCaacatcatatatatatatatatatatatatatatatatatatattctttattTATCCAGGTAAAAGTCTTATTgtcataggaaaaaaaaacaattgagagaccttttgtgaaaaacaatttaataaagaGCCTCATCAACCgttatattatttttaactttctatagccactgtttttatctttatgtgaCTGTTAAAGCCAATATCTACCTGTGCTGTGACTCCTGACGACTAGTTGATGAACAACACTTGTAACacagtctccaaaatgtctcaagacATTTGACATACTAATGTCCTTGCAGTATATTGTCATTGCAGAAAAAGAATTttcaggcactgttagatgaaatcactcaaacaggtttatttatgtatggtgcacgacatacagagagccttaaagacaattaacaattaacatcagagtcccaggtctgaacagggaagctctgaatcaaagctctggcccccaaaatcaacacaggagctttttttaaagatattgaaatactggacttGAAGGAGGAACTAGGAAAAAGCAAAGCAGTCTGTTTCCCATGATGAGAAAATCCAACATCACTCTtgtaaacaagttcattctgtgagaccCCATGGGACatggaatagaagtcataacataataaggacttatcaacaacaggtgtaACCCTATAATAAATTCCGACATTACACTATTCTGAAAAGATTCATATACCTGTATGTTCTGGTGTTGGTGTGGACCCATGAATGCTGGCAGCAGGCACAAATccaaaatgttaattaaataaaaaacaaaatcctagGAATGACGCTGAAACCAGACAGGACATGAACTGCAGGGACTTGCATTTGAAGATCTGACATATGACTGAGAAACTGAGTAGAATTTATATAACAGGAGAGTTGATTAGTGAGTAAATGACTACAGATTGCTCACAAATGTGTGAGACAGGTACATTACAGGCTGAAGGAAACAATGAGCAGAAACATCCATCTATTTCCTTTACccacttttttcttctcaggTCACAGGGACAGCTCGTGTCTATCATCAGCAGTCATGCTGTCAGAGGTcaggtacaccctggacataAGCAggaacactgaaaacaaaaacctgaaaatgcCAGGCTAAACAGGAACATGAAATGACAAAGGATGTCTAATGAACTGGCAGAAGTAACTAATACAGAAACATACTGATCCATAAagtgaaaacaccaaaaaacaagaATCTACTGAAAACTCAAAGACAAATCAAACCATAACATGCCGCAAAAACCTCAAACCACACAGAGGCAACCCAGATGCCTCAAACTCTTCAAACCCTGTTAAATCATACTAAACAATAGGTTTACCTTTTTCCTTATGTTTGGTGTTCATGCTCTCTTTGCAGAACAAGAAATCACTTCCCTTTTGGAAGAATGACTCTGGGGAGCCCTCAGCATGGCAGAATGGCTGGCATGGTTATGACAACGAGTTCCTTGACATGAGAGGCATTTTCTTGGCCGTAGGACCTGGTAATGTTTTAACCGTGTCACTAAGGCAGTATTTCAATCTATGTGATCTATTGGCACCTTTCCATACTACACTGTGGCTAAAGAGTAAAATACAACAGCATAAGAGAAAAGGaaatatttcacagaaaaacagatgagCTTACTTGTTGCAGTTGAGAGCTGTGAAAATCACTGACTCTGGCGGGCAACATGACCAGCTTAATATTGCTTTATGAAATAAAAGCTAATTGAATTTGAAGTACCTGGTCATGAAGCATTGGAGGGAACACTGCTCTGTGGCGACCGCAGTGAGGAGTTTGGTGTGTTGGATATTTTTCAGTAAGTATATTGAGCATTTTGAACTGTTAAACCTGACACTAAGTCCCAGTGTAACCAAGGCTTTGTCTGCGTGGTTTATCAAACTCACAATGCTCACTCTGAATATACTTTTTACTTGTGAACGTAATCATAGAAAAACACTCCAAGGAGCATCACCCAATGTATTCAATACACAAAGGAATTTTTTCAAGGGCTTTGTCCTCATGTACAATATAAAAGGAAACGTGGAAAAAAGAGGTGGTTAGACAGAGACTGAGGAAGCTGAAACCTTACTGTTTGTTAATCAAAAGAATAAAGACAGCATTGTCACACTTCAGGGGTGTTTGGACTATACCTCAtagaagatttttaaaatgcctgGACTTAGATAAACACAGGTTAAATTTATATCTATTTAGTTCCGTTTATTTATGTTGTATTgcattattttacaacaaaagtccTCTCAGTGCACtgtgcaaaggaaaaaaacaatccaaatcataaatccaattcagatccagattcacATCCAGTTACAGTCTATTCAATTCctattttaatacaaaacatttctattcagtacattatgaaataccaattagtaaaagttatctatctgaagaagccagcagattgtgtcaaatcttcactttgtcacagtctcccatcctgagcaggaCATTGGCGCTAGTGAAAAGATGAAACTGccttttagcagaaaaaaactctctcagaaccagaaccaggctcaggatgagcggccatctgcttcaaccagctggggtttgagaggactcAGACAAACACTGAAAGGTGGAGTTTGTactgaaaggaaacaaagaaatcgTGTTAATGTTAACATGGAGAGCAAAGTGATAAAATCAGTttatcctccagcagtctgagcctataccAGCAGagctaagggatagctcaggaaacctaaGCCAACcataactataggatttatcaaaaaggaaagtcttaagcctagtatTAAAAGTACAGGGTTATAGTGTACATTTTAGGACATCCTCAGGTATCAGAAAAAATGgctgaagtgtcttcaaaaggtggatgttcttctgggtcttcataattgcagcaacgatgtactgatcaaaataaatgactttacagacataagttattcttgaacagtgagagtttattcaaaataacagagtctgtgccgaatcgggACTTCTGGTCCAATCTGTGAAGATCCCCcatttctctggggctgcttgtttttattaacctttaccacacccagttagagtaaaaagacacctacgtcccactgggacggacctgaacaatacattcaattccatttataGTGATAAGCTAGGGTCTTCAgacatgcaacagataactttcctCATATGCAATCACTGTAGTAGCTTTTCAacaacgtgagcgtaagagcccacCATTCACTTCCAAAGAAGGGGTTGTAGCTGAAGACAGTGTCTCAAAATGGGAGCTCAGGCCCCATCGCCTGATGGcacagatgcagaccagttaccCCATGGtgcagataataaagaattacaatagtccagcctagacgtgataaccaggtttttttgttttttgtaattttttttgcatcattttgggacaagttgtttgtaattttagtgatattgtgCAAGTGGAAGAAGgcagtcctgtttttttttatgtctgaggTAGGTGACATATGCTGATCAAAgctaacaccaaggttctttatattagaactggaggccaaattaatgccatccagaggaagtgaaaggctgcaaagtattttcctaagatgctcagttCCAGAAACCACTACCTCtgttttgtctgagtttaaaagcagtaaATTAAGAGttatccaggtttttatgtctttaagacatgtttgtaatctaagtaagTAATTGAATTTATtgggtttcatggataaatataaaacacaaaacattgaTCCTATCTGGTAAATCTTGAGCAACCactgctttttctttaaaacaattgtCTGTGGGTTCTTTACCATTCTTTCTTCTCAttgtattttatgaaatattttggtgttgttttgtaaatgatgcactttctttttagttgttcttgttgttctcTAGAATATGTAACACCATCTGTCCTTTGCtccatattttcttttgtaatataCTCATTACTATACAGAGTTAAAAGATGCTAAAGTGTGAATCCAGGATAGTTTTATCTTACAAGAAATGCCATCTTCTGCTGCCTTATCCTATTATTATGATACATTTTGGAAAATGGGATTGAAATATAGGAATATTGATCCTAGAACTAATTAGATCTAATCATCTTTGCTTTGTTTATCCAGACTTCAAGAAAAATGTTCGAGCACCACCAGTTCAAGTAGTGGATGTCTACAATTTGATGTGCTGGACATTAAAAGTGAATCCTTTGCCTAATAATGGGTCCTGGATTCATGTAGAGTCCCTACTGAATGGCTATGACTGTCCCTTCCAGCCAGTGACACTCTGGACCTGCACTATGATTTTGTTATCAATtcttaaaaaagtaataatgtaatgataaaatatatgtaataaATGAAGATTTAgcataaaatgcagttttctaaaaaactaaaaattggGCAAAACAGATTAATAATTAATACAATTCAGTAAAAAACGAGTTAGACATTCctagataaaaatcaaaaaaataatcaattttgCAAATGGCTACCCCTATGTTGGtgttaaaactatttaatgTGAGTATTAGGGCATTTCTATTAGAAATAATTCCTAAAATGGTAATGTGAAGTACAAGTTGGAGATATAGCATTCTGCTCCTATAATTTGTTCGATAAACTTTACAATGAGTCACTGTTGCTGTGAGGATGCTGCCTGTACCAGGCTTGTTTCTTTCCCGTTCTTTCTTTTAGGTGGAGGTGTGGATTAGCTACACAGTTCACTTCATGTTCTAGTCATACCTGATCCTAGTCATCATCAGTTCCTCTGCCTTCAGACCAGCTAAGACCACAACTCAGTGATCATTATGGTCAACACACTCATATTTTTATGACTCTTTGTAATATGCTGAGTTTTTGTACCTGcctttatttgtgatttttttttttttttgcaaagccTCTCTAAAGTAGTGATAGTGAGATTAAGCTTGAAGTTCTCCATCCAGTTGGGGGAttgaaattttgtttcatttgctctACTGTAgacaataaatctaaaacatgtagAGTGATTATAATGACATAATGGCTTTGGTGTGTGaaattttgaattgaattttgcTTAAATGCTAATGccaataaacaaatatatacttattaatatgtttgtttttctgataaaGTCATAAGTCCACAGACTGTGAGAGGAGGTTCATTGCATTTTACTGTCCCTTAATGGCATGCCAAACATGCACACTATTTACGTTTATGTAGCCTACAGCTGGCTTGTAAggtgttgtggaattttctttaataaagaggacaacgaagagttttgtcttaggataatttatttaagctatatagctgagaatcactgtgctaaggtgagtcaacagagtgagtctgaccacagaacaaaaGGCCCCCCTTTAAATACTCAACTCTTCACACTCGTTAACTTTCTATAGAATGAGGAGGGGTCTCCGAATGGGGGTAGGGATCAGGTAACTGCTTCCTACACCCCAGAGGACTATAAGATAAGGAGTGctccttcactaaaacatggtgtcataaatgcttctgtacttttccattcaaacagttaaacacagctttacCTTCCATACAGTAGAGAATCattgaagcactttttattcccattacaATCCCTCCTCTTGATTAAATCACCTTTGTTTTAATCaccataaaaaattaaaaagaatttaaaaagtaaggtaaaacaaactaaaacaaagaaataaaataacagttaCACATAGAAAGATCAAAACCTCCCCTAAATCGTCACCCTCCTCTTGATCAGGGTCAAATTCAGCTGGTTCGATGAAGAGGAGAGTGTCGGTAAACATGGTGGCAGTGAAATAACAAAGCCACCAGCATTTGCACCAGAGGAATGACACAGCAGAGCAGTGGTGGGATgtaacgaagtacaagtacttcgttactgtacttaagtacgtttttcatgtatctgtactttacttaagtttttttaaacGTGGGTACTTTCGACTTTTACTtcgctacattttacagtaagtatctgtactttctactacactacatttttataatgtgttgAAGTANNNNNNNNNNNNNNNNNNNNNNNNNNNNNNNNNNNNNNNNNNNNNNNNNNNNNNNNNNNNNNNNNNNNNNNNNNNNNNNNNNNNNNNNNNNNNNNNNNNNaaagtacttttacttttaatacttaagtatttttaaaagcaagtactttcttacttttacttaagtaaaaatgttaaggtggtacttctacttttactggagtacatttttgtctgtttatttgtacttttacttaagtacagtgtttgagtactttctccaccactgcaGCAGAGTATAACACTAATGATaacaaagcagaacaataaaatcATAGCCAAATGTATAAGTATTGCTTGAAGCACCCCAAAAGTGAACCAGGCCCAAGGATTCCAAATGGTACCGAAGTTCTCCTCCTTCTGGGGTTAGGAGCTTCTGGAGCTTGCTATGTATGAAAGTCATGTTATCAGAGGGATCAGTAAACATGCTAAACAGCTGTTGTTGGTGACTCTCCGGGTCAGGTGATCCATCAGCGTTGCTTTCTTCAGGAGAGTCACAAGCAATGTTGTGTAGCTTCTGCTAGGCCAGTTGTCCAGATGATGATGAGAAGGAAACACATTGTTGCCTTGTGGAGGGTAGACTACCTCAAACAGGAGCTGATCTCAGGAATTATTCTGCCCTGTGGTTGAGAGGTCAACTAGTGATGTGGTGTCCAGCAGTGGTTCCAGTGGCTGGAGTGGATCCAAGTCGCCCCTTTCAGTGACTTTTACAGCTGTTTGGGTTGTCCTGGAACGGCCCTTGCAGCGCCTGGATTCCAGGACCCCGTCTCTTGGTTTCAGGGGTTAAAGCAGCACTTCAGCTGGTGGGAGAGGGCAGCTTTCACGCTATATCTGAAACAAGGCTTTGAAGAGGTTATAACAATAGGCTATTATCTTACTGTCACACGTTTGTAGAGAGAGCCTTCCAGTGGGGTCAGTCCAGTCTGAGGTGGTCCTTGCAGGGCCTCAGACTGGACTGACAGTATTATAAACTTAGTccagttttctgttgtgtttgcatgCGCATGGCCATTAAAACTAACATTCCCATCCTTTACAGTAACTAGCATCTCAGGAGCttcaacaataataaacaataatgctaataaatgaaaagacaaaaaaaggtttaaaatacacaataagAAACAAAAGTGAAGTGCAATGCATTTTTCTTACTAATAAACCTTCATGTGGACCCAAAATCAAAGTAGCATTTGAAGTGGATCTCATATTAAACAATACTATGAATAAAACgcaaattcattttaatttagtgtCTGCATCATGCATAATCTACATGACTAATGCAATACTACAGTGaacctttacatttttttgatttgCAGATATCCTGTGATGTCTGTGGTAGGTGGTTTTACCATGTTTGCACTGGATGCCCAAATCAGCTCACTAAGAGATGTGTTAGGGAAATCTGGCATTTCCCACCATATTTCAGCCTGTTGATTCCATCTGGAAAAGTCAGCTGCACACTGTCTCTGGTGTCATCAATTCATTGGACATGAGTCAAAGAATGTCCAAAACGCAGATTATTCCACACATGGAACATCTCTTGAAAGCAGCCACTCTTCTGTATTTCCAGAGAAGTACACAACAGATGCAGTATTTCATACTGTGCAAGTGGAAGGAGcactctc carries:
- the enpp6 gene encoding glycerophosphocholine cholinephosphodiesterase ENPP6 gives rise to the protein MAPCCPRLLLLLFTAQQSLQTPRLLLFLIDGFRHDYLDDVSQLPGFRQLLESGVKVDYMTPDFPTLSYPNYYSLMTGRHSETHQMTGNYMWDEVSKKEFLIQINPDSLLPLWWNGSEPLWVTLQKLGKNIFMYYWPGCDVEILGVRPTFCKGYVYNPSEENLKESIIDALTVLSSGQADMAAVYYEKIDVEGHHFGPDSHQVRTAVQHLDLAMQMLNRKIKDTNMMNQLNLMIFSDHGMTKIQWMEKVIELDKYIHMSDIAQIMDRGPVVSLWPKNNTLQKVYAALSQVSNMHVYAREEIPERFHYKRGKFVSPLTLVAEPGWFIIQNKKSLPFWKNDSGEPSAWQNGWHGYDNEFLDMRGIFLAVGPDFKKNVRAPPVQVVDVYNLMCWTLKVNPLPNNGSWIHVESLLNGYDCPFQPVTLWTCTMILLSILKKVIM